One stretch of Arachis duranensis cultivar V14167 chromosome 1, aradu.V14167.gnm2.J7QH, whole genome shotgun sequence DNA includes these proteins:
- the LOC107463971 gene encoding LOW QUALITY PROTEIN: peroxisomal fatty acid beta-oxidation multifunctional protein MFP2 (The sequence of the model RefSeq protein was modified relative to this genomic sequence to represent the inferred CDS: deleted 1 base in 1 codon) has product MSKGRTVLEVGDDGVAIITIVNPPVNSLSFDVLHSLKESFDEASRRDDVKAIVVTGAKGKFSGGFDISAFGGIQAAKERPKPGWVSIEIITDTVEASRKPSVAAIDGLALGGGLEVAMACNARLSTPTAQLGLPELQLGIIPGFGGTQRLPRLVGLTKALEMMLTSKPVKGQEAHSLGLVDGLVSADALVTTARKWALDILEHRRPWVASLYKTDKIEPLGEAREILKFARAQARKQAPNLNHPLVCIDVIEQGIASGPRIGLMKEAEAFDGLVVSDTCKSLVHIFFAQRGTTKVPGITDRGLAPRKVKKVAIIGGGLMGSGIATALIVSNYPVVLKEVNEKFLDAGVNRVKGKNRHLQSRVKKGKMSQDKFEKTMSLLKGSLDYESFKDVDMVIEAVIENISLKQQIFADLEKYCPPHCILASNTSTIDLNLIGQKTKSQDRIVGAHFFSPAHVMPLLEIVRTNHTSPQIIVDVLDISKKIKKTPVVVGNCTGFAVNRMFFPYTQAGLLLVERGADLYKIDRVITKFGMPMGPFRLADLVGFGVAVATGTQFIQNFPERTYKSMLIPLLQEEKRAGETTRKGFYLYDGKRKASPDPELKNYIEKARSISGVSVDPKLVKLSEKDIIEMIFFPVVNEACRVLDEGIAVKAADLDISAVMGMGFPPYRGGLMFWADSLGSKYIHSRLEKWSDLYGGFFKPCNYLAARAAKDIPLSAPKDQAMSRL; this is encoded by the exons ATGAGTAAAGGACGCACCGTCTTGGAGGTTGGAGATGATGGGGTTGCCATCATCACCATCGTCAACCCACCTGTTAATTCTCTCTCCTTTGATG TATTGCACAGTTTGAAGGAGAGTTTTGATGAGGCTTCACGGAGGGATGATGTTAAGGCTATTGTTGTCACAG GTGCAAAGGGAAAATTTTCTGGTGGCTTTGATATTAGTGCATTTGGTGGAATTCAAGCAGCAAAAG AGCGTCCAAAACCTGGATGGGTATCAATAGAAATCATCACTGATACTGTAGAAG CTTCAAGGAAACCCTCTGTTGCTGCCATTGATGGCCTGGCCTTGGGTGGGGGCTTAGAGGTTGCAATG GCATGTAATGCCCGGTTATCTACCCCAACTGCTCAACTGGGTTTGCCAGAACTTCAACTTGGAATCATTCCTGGCTTTGGAG GAACACAGCGACTCCCTCGTCTTGTTGGTCTGACGAAGGCCCTTGAGATGATGCTG ACTTCAAAGCCAGTTAAAGGGCAGGAAGCTCATAGTCTGGGGCTTGTAGATGGTTTGGTGTCAGCTGATGCATTGGTAACCACTGCTCGCAAGTGGGCTCTGGATATTTTGGAGCACCGACGACCATGGGTTGCTAGTCTTTACAAGACTGACAAAATAGAACCACTTGGGGAGGCAAGAGAGATATTGAAATTTGCACGTGCTCAGGCTAGGAAACAGGCTCCTAATCTCAATCACCCTTTGGTTTGCATTGATGTTATTGAGCAAGGAATAGCTTCTGGTCCCCGTATAGGACTCATGAAG GAAGCCGAAGCATTTGATGGACTGGTAGTGTCAGATACATGCAAAAGCCTGGTTCATATATTCTTTGCTCAAAGAGGAACAACCAAG gtaccTGGGATCACTGATCGTGGTCTGGCTCCAAGGAAAGTTAAGAAGGTTGCAATCATTGGAGGAGGATTAATGGGCTCTGGAATAGCAACTGCTTTAATTGTTAGTAACTACCCTGTCGTCTTGAAAGAAGTAAATGAGAAATTCTTGGACGCTGGAGTAAATAGGGTTAAAGGT AAGAACAGACACTTACAGAGCCGTGTCAAGAAAGGGAAAATGAGCCAGGACAAATTTGAGAAGACCATGTCTCTTCTCAAAGGTTCTCTTGATTATGAATCCTTCAAAGATGTGGACATGGTGATAGAG GCTGTTATAGAGAATATCTCTTTGAAGCAACAGATTTTTGCTGATCTTGAAAAGTATTGTCCACCTCACTGTATTCTTGCTAGCAACACTTCGACAATAGACTTGAATTTGATTGGACAGAAGACAAAGTCTCAAGATAGAATTGTGGGAGCACATTTTTTCAG TCCTGCACATGTTATGCCCCTTCTGGAAATTGTACGAACCAATCATACATCACCCCAAATAATAGTTGATGTGCTAGATATTTCAAAGAAGATCAAGAAAACTCCAGTGGTGGTTGGAAACTGCACTGGATTCGCCGTTAATAGGATGTTCTTCCCATATACACAAGCAGGTCTCTTACTTGTTGAACGTGGTGCTGACCTTTATAAAATTGATAGGGTGATAACCAAATTTGGAATGCCAATGGGGCCTTTCAG ATTGGCTGATCTCGTCGGTTTTGGAGTGGCCGTTGCAACTGGCACGCAATTCATTCAGAACTTCCCCGAGCGGACCTATAAATCTATGCTCATTCCTCTTCTACAGGAAGAAAAGAGAGCAG GTGAAACAACCCGCAAGGGGTTTTATTTGTATGATGGGAAACGCAAGGCTAGCCCTGATCCTGAATTGAAGAACTATATTGAGAAGGCTAGGAGTATTTCTGGCGTATCTGTCGATCCTAAG CTTGTCAAGCTATCAGAAAAGGACATCATAGAAATGATATTCTTTCCAGTGGTGAATGAGGCTTGTCGGGTCCTCGACGAAGGCATCGCAGTCAAGGCAGCAGATCTTGATATTTCAGCTGTCATGGGCATGGGTTTCCCACCTTACAG GGGAGGTCTCATGTTCTGGGCTGATTCTCTTGGATCCAAATACATACACTCAAGACTGGAGAAGTGGTCTGACTTGTATGGTGGATTCTTCAAGCCTTGCAATTATTTGGCTGCTAGAGCTGCTAAAGATATTCCTCTG AGTGCCCCCAAGGACCAAGCCATGTCACGGTTATAA
- the LOC107464008 gene encoding inositol transporter 4 translates to MEGGPEAASKQEFTEFWKRATSSPYIMRLALSAGIGGLLFGYDTGVISGALLYIREDFVEVDKKLWLQEVIVSMAVAGAIIGAALGGWMNDMLGRKTSILGADIVFFLGAIVMAIAPAPWVLVVGRILVGFGVGIASMTSPLYISEASPAAIRGALVCINGLLITFGQFLSYLINLAFTKTPGTWRWMLGVAGLPAVVQFVLMLTLPESPRWLYNQGKENESRKILEKIYRADEIEGEIKAMREAVEQEKQEEGLIGQTLGEKMKAAFSNVAVRRGLYAGVTAQVAQQFVGINTVMYYSPTIVQFAGIASKSTALALSLVTSGLNAVGSILSMLCIDKYGRRKLMLLSLIAIIICLLTLTGVFYQAATTAPPIDNVDTLSFGANATCQAYLDAPNVSSWNCMKCLKAECAFCASTGGNHLPGACLAETKEVRAVCGEQKRVWFSDGCPSKIGVLAVIVLGLYILAYSPGMGSVPWVLNSEIYPLRFRGIGGGIAAVSNWCANLIVSLTFLSLIHALGAAGTFLLFAGFSTIGLIAIYLLVPETKGLQFEEVEKLLQKGFNPCDCTNPKIDEEKASTSK, encoded by the exons ATGGAAGGAGGGCCGGAGGCAGCGAGTAAGCAAGAGTTCACGGAATTCTGGAAAAGAGCAACTAGTTCGCCTTACATCATGCGCCTTGCTCTATCGGCCGGAATTGGAGGTCTCCTCTTCGGCTACGATACCGGTGTTATCTCAGGAGCCTTGCTTTACATTCGCGAAGACTTTGTAGAAGTTGATAAGAAATTATGGTTGCAGGAAGTCATTGTAAGTATGGCGGTAGCGGGAGCCATCATTGGTGCTGCACTTGGTGGATGGATGAACGACATGCTCGGCCGTAAGACCTCTATCTTGGGGGCTGatattgttttctttcttgGCGCAATAGTCATGGCTATTGCCCCTGCTCCTTGGGTCCTCGTCGTTGGAAGaattttggttggttttggaGTTGGCATAGCTTCCATGACTTCCCCTCTCTATATCTCAGAAGCCTCTCCAGCTGCCATTAGAGGAGCTCTCGTTTGTATCAATGGTCTCCTCATCACCTTTGGCCAGTTCCTCTCCTACCTTATCAACCTCGCATTCACCAAG ACTCCTGGAACGTGGCGTTGGATGCTTGGGGTGGCCGGACTTCCGGCGGTGGTTCAGTTCGTTTTAATGCTGACCCTTCCTGAGTCACCGAGGTGGTTGTACAACCAGGGGAAAGAAAATGAGTCAAGAAAAATCCTGGAAAAGATTTACAGAGCAGACGAGATTGAAGGGGAGATAAAAGCAATGAGAGAAGCCgtagaacaagagaagcaagagGAAGGGTTGATCGGTCAAACTCTTGGAGAGAAAATGAAGGCTGCTTTCAGCAACGTTGCTGTTCGAAGAGGATTGTATGCAGGCGTGACTGCTCAAGTCGCTCAACAATTCGTTGGCATCAACACCGTCATGTATTACAGCCCAACCATTGTTCAGTTTGCCGGCATTGCATCAAAATCTACCGCACTTGCACTCTCCCTCGTCACATCTGGTCTCAACGCCGTTGGATCTATCCTCAGCATGCTTTGCATCGATAAATATGGAAGGAGAAAGCTCATGCTCCTATCCCTTATTGCAATAATCATTTGCCTCCTCACTCTCACCGGAGTTTTCTATCAGGCAGCTACCACCGCTCCTCCAATTGACAATGTTGACACTCTCAGCTTCGGTGCTAACGCTACATGCCAGGCTTATCTTGATGCCCCTAATGTCTCTTCATGGAATTGCATGAAATGTTTGAAAGCTGAATGTGCCTTCTGTGCCAGCACTGGGGGCAAT CATCTTCCGGGAGCATGCCTGGCGGAAACAAAGGAAGTCAGAGCGGTGTGCGGTGAGCAAAAGCGCGTGTGGTTTTCTGATGGATGCCCAAGCAAAATTGGAGTGCTTGCAGTTATAGTGTTGGGACTATATATCCTAGCCTACTCTCCTGGAATGGGATCAGTGCCTTGGGTTTTGAACTCAGAGATTTACCCATTGAGATTCAGGGGAATTGGTGGAGGCATAGCAGCAGTTTCAAATTGGTGTGCTAATCTCATAGTGAGTTTGACATTCTTGTCACTCATCCATGCACTTGGGGCTGCAGGAACATTCCTCCTCTTTGCTGGGTTTTCCACAATTGGGCTCATTGCCATCTATCTATTGGTACCAGAGACCAAAGGGCTTCAGTTTGAAGAGGTCGAGAAGTTGCTTCAGAAAGGTTTCAACCCTTGCGATTGCACCAATCCAAAGATAGACGAAGAGAAAGCAAGTactagtaaataa